TCCCTTACCGTCGGTGACGATAATTGTGACTTGGGAGTCGCTGGCGATGTCTCCGGCAGAAAGGATGTTGGTCTGATCAACGCCACGGAAGAAGGCGCGCACATAGTCATCGGCCGGATTTTGCAGAATCTCTTCCGGGGTGCCGACCTGAACTACGCGGCCCCCCTCCATAATGGCGATTCGGTCGCCGATGCGCATCGCCTCATCGAGGTCATGCGAGATAAAGACAATGGTGCGTTTGGATTTGGCCTGCAACTTCAGCAATTCATCCTGCATCTCGGTGCGGATCAGAGGATCGAGAGCCGAGAAGGCCTCGTCCATCAGCAGGATATCGGGATCAACCGCCAGTCCACGTGCCAGGCCAACCCGCTGCTGCATGCCGCCGGAGAGTTCGTTCGGCATACTTGCCGCCCAGGCTTCAAGGCCGACCTGTTCCAGCGCCTGTAAGGCGCGTGCCTCGCGGGTCGTTTTGTCGATACCGTCCATTTCCAAACCGAAAGCAGCGTTCTGCAACACGGTCATATGTGGCATCAGGGCAAAGGATTGAAACACCATGCTCATCTTCTTGCGGCGCATTTTGATCAACTGGTTATTGTCCATGCTGATGATATTTTCATCATCAATCAAAACCTCCCCGGTTGTCGGTTCAATAAGGCGGTTGAGCATGCGCACCATGGTTGACTTGCCCGACCCTGAGAGCCCCATGATGACAAAGATCTCGCCGGTATAGATTTCGAAACTGGCATCCTGCACGCCGACGGTGGTTTCGGTTTTTTTAAAAATAGCGTCTTTGTCCAGTCCTTGTTTGAGCAAGCTCATGGCTTTTTTTGGATGTGGGCCAAAAATTTTATAGAGATTTTTTACTGAAATTTTTACGCTGGGACTCAATTAATTCTCCTTGTAAAACAGGTGGTTGCCGATGGGATTTCGACCCGTATTAAGCGGCGTTACGCACATGTGGAAGTTTCCCGACCTCAACCGAATAGTGAGTGGGGTTAGACTGGATGTGGTCTGCGTTCGGTTGCAGGTTGG
Above is a genomic segment from Geopsychrobacter electrodiphilus DSM 16401 containing:
- the proV gene encoding glycine betaine/L-proline ABC transporter ATP-binding protein ProV; the encoded protein is MSPSVKISVKNLYKIFGPHPKKAMSLLKQGLDKDAIFKKTETTVGVQDASFEIYTGEIFVIMGLSGSGKSTMVRMLNRLIEPTTGEVLIDDENIISMDNNQLIKMRRKKMSMVFQSFALMPHMTVLQNAAFGLEMDGIDKTTREARALQALEQVGLEAWAASMPNELSGGMQQRVGLARGLAVDPDILLMDEAFSALDPLIRTEMQDELLKLQAKSKRTIVFISHDLDEAMRIGDRIAIMEGGRVVQVGTPEEILQNPADDYVRAFFRGVDQTNILSAGDIASDSQVTIIVTDGKGIRPALQRLIKNDRDYGYVLDSNHQFQGIVSTDSLRELLDRPEYPQILASAYLPDVTPARISDSMQDILPEVANHPWPLPVLDETGKYQGAVSKNLFLRTLHRTEQAETETAE